From the Struthio camelus isolate bStrCam1 unplaced genomic scaffold, bStrCam1.hap1 HAP1_SCAFFOLD_124, whole genome shotgun sequence genome, one window contains:
- the LOC138064919 gene encoding uncharacterized protein: protein MEGCWTETISPEQRSLFPTLLQLCTEEIVAIWDAVSNYILEQLMRDKGVLVAGLGTFCTVREPLHLGKDDVRMVRRPLFQLGMDMVWLQGLQRPKGTLPDDIKIKPLNYRRLSLATSFSRHVVEDCVAETIRLFSSHVRNKENVAFAFRDIGVLTRQKDSMHMRFYAHCTQRLEGTASLTAALCSRLRTTDLSVSGRRAALGTRSSPVHVFPRFQLTVESSPEAKAAPAGSPQEKELEEELGAVRSSKEQRPGKLLQHREELSLPTLPNCGAGTRGQGAERKPPARIILNPTAPMLGTSLGKEVGVKYLPHPPAGPRPGRAGAGATARSAAQETACPPTQSLGRAARVSLLREKQRQDQAPWEEQQAALEKHAQRQAQVQAAACLQGAAPKLAHPFLGGRRLQPGPGARRSQIMLLEKQVHLEQRRYPDTDMLGRPPPKAWGQKGPGRAGEGLCHSYCRQVSPQAKQNMQLMTSYKVLRDRWKERVEQNRQRLKKEEAARRALVMCRLRSREQQDSMLGSYHRNGFYPRK from the exons atggagggctgctggaccgagaccatcagcccggagcagaggtccttgttcccaacgctcctgcagctctgcacggagg agattgtcgcaatttgggacgctgtgtccaattacatcctggaacagctgatgcgggacaag ggtgtcctggtagcggggctcgggaccttctgcacggtccgagagccactgcACCTCGGCAAAGATGACGTGcggatggttcgaaggcctcttttccagctgggcatggacatggtctggctgcaggggctccagcgccccaaagggactctccctg ACGACatcaagatcaagccgctgaactaccggcggttgtccctggccacctccttctcgaggcacgTGGTGGAAGACTGTGTGgcggagaccatccgcttgttctcttcccacgtgaggaacaaagagaacgtcgcctttgccttcagagacatcggtgttctgacccgccaaaaagacagcatgcacatgaggttttatgcccactgcacccagcggctggagggcactgcaagcctgactgcggccctctGCAGT AGACTGCGTACGACAGATCTGTCCGTCTCcggcagacgtgctgctctggggacccggtcGAGCCccgtccacgtgttcccgag gtttcagctcactgtggaaagcagcccggaggccaaggctgcccccgccggctccccacaggagaaggagctggaagaagagctcggggctgtcaggagcagcaaag agcagcgtcctggcaagctgctgcagcaccgggaggagctttctctccccacgctgccaaactgcggggcaggcacgagggggcaaggcgcggagaggaagcctcctgccag gatcattctgaacccgacagcccccatgctgggcacctccctggggaaggaggttggcgttaaatacctcccgcatcctcccgccggacctcggcctggccgcgccggcgccggcgccactgccaggagcgcagcacag gaaacagcctgccctcccacgcagagcttaggaagagctgcccgtgtctccctcttgcgagagaagcaaaggcaggaccaagcaccgtGGGAGGAACAGCAGGCCGCCCTGGAGAAACACGCccagcgtcaggcccaggtacaggccgctgcctgcctccaaggagcagcgcccaagctggcccaccccttcctaggagggagacggctgcagccaggtcccGGAGCCAGAAggagccag atcatgctgctggagaagcaagtccacctcgagcagcgccgctacccagacactgacatgctggggaggccCCCCCCAAA GGCCTGGGGCCAGAAGGGTcccgggagagcaggagagggactttgtcactcctattgcaggcaagtgtccccgcaagcaaagcagaacatgcaGCTTATGACATCatacaaagttcttcgggacaggtggaaggaaagggtggaacaaaaccgacagaggctgaagaaggaggaggcggcgcgccg cgctttggtgatgtgcCGCCtccggagcagagagcagcaggacagcatgctgggcagttaccacagaaatggcttttatccacggaaataa